Within Actinoplanes sp. L3-i22, the genomic segment TCCAGCGCGACCATTGCGGGCGGGGAGGCGGCGCAGGCCGCGGCCGGTCATCTCGTGCTGACGCACCTCTTCGCGGAGACTCCGCCGGAGGAGGCGGCCGAGGCCGCGCGCAGCCGCTTCGACGGGGAGGTCACCGTCGCCCGCTCCGGCCTGGTCCTGCGCCTCTGACCCGGCCGCCCAGCACAAGCCGGGCCCCGACACCAGCCCGGCCCGGCCCGGCGGGAGCACAGCCCGGCGGGAGCACAGCCCGGCGGGAGCACAGCCCGGCGGGAGCACAGCCGGGGCTGGCGGCGGCGCGGCCCAGCAGGAGCGCGGCAGCAACCCAGCCCGGGGTCAGCGGCTGAAGAGGGCGCGCCAGCGGGACAGCAGCACGCCCGAATTCGGGGACTCCAGTCGTTCGACGGACTCCTGACGCAGGCCCGAGGCAGCGAAGGCGTCGATCTCGGCGCGGGTCAGCGGCCACGGCGGCCCGTCGCCCGAGGAGTCGGTGACGGCGGCGGCGAGAACGAGGAGCGTTCCCCCGGCGGCGACGAACGTGCCCACCTCGGCGATCGCGCGGGCGCGGATCTCCGCCGGCAGAGCCTGAACGTTGTTGCTCTCCAGCACGAAGTCGTAGCCCCGCCGCCACTCCGCCGGCGGCTCCAGCAGATCGGCCACCCGATAGTCGACCGCCGACCGGGGATGCCGCGACCGAGCCAGCGCAATCGCCGTCCCAGAGATATCAAAAGCGGTCACCGCATACCCCAGCCCCGCGAGGTGTTCAGCATCCCGCCCGTTGCCGCACCCGACCACCAGCGCCCGCTGCCCGTCCCCACCCGCAAGCGCGAACTCCCGCAGGTTCACGCTGGCCGAGGGCACGTCCCACGGCACGGTGGCCCGCCCGTCCCGCGCCTCGGCATAGAGCCGCTCGAACCACCCCGTCGCATCCCCGTCCGCCAGCGACTCCGCCGCGAGCCGCCGGACATCACCGATCCTCGGGTCGGCGGCCATCAGCGCGGCACGACCCGCCGAAGTTCCCGGAGTGCCTGCCGCCGCACGTCCCCGACCAGGGTGTCGATGTAGAGGCGCCCGTCCAGATGGTCCGTCTCGTGCTGCAGCGCCCGCGCCAGGAAGCCCGTCCCCGCGATCACCACCGGCTCACCGTGCTGATCGAAGCCGCGCGCGGTGACCGACATCGCCCGCTTCGTCGAGTAGCCGAGCCCGGGCAGCGAGAGGCAGGCCTCGTCGTCCTCCTGCTCCCCGTCGAAGTCGGACAGCACCGGGTTGATCAGATGCCCGACCTGCCCGGCCACGTTGTAGGAGAACACCCGCAGCCCGATCCCGATCTGCGGCCCGGCAACCCCGGCCCGCCCCGGCTCCCGGACGGTGTCCTCCAGGTCCCGGACGATCTCGCGCAGGCTGGCGTCAAAATCGGTCACCGGGTCGGAGGGCGTGCGCAGGACCGGGTCACCGTAGAGCCGAATCGGCCGTACTGTCATGCCCGAAATCCTATCCAGCCGTTACCGGATCAGGCCGCGAGGGCCGCGGGAACGGCGAAATCGCGGGCCGGAGAAAGCTGGGCGAGGTGGAGCCCGTCGAAGCTGATGGCACTCAGCCCGGCCGCCGCCGGCCGGTCGATGATCGTGATGGTGGCCACGTCGCGGTGGATCCGGTGGCCCGGGTCGGCGACCGCCGACAGCAGCCGCTGCCACTTGCGCACGTGCGTCGCGAACGAGGACCGCCGCACCTGGCGCCGGCGCGCCTCCTGCCCGGCCAGCGCCTCCCGCGGATCAACATCGAGAAGCAGCAGATGCGTACGCCGATCCGCCCGCCGCGCCGCCCCGACGATCAGCCGGGTCGCCCAGTCCCGAGTCCCCGACTCGTGCACCACGACCGATTCGGTCCCTCGCAGCGCCCGGTACAACCGCACGAAGTGCGCCACGTGCACGACCGGCCGCCAGTACTTGTACGGAATCGCCCCGAGATACGGACTCCACTCGACCCGGGCCTGCTCGGAGTCGAGGAGCCGCACCCCCGGCCGCGGAAAGAGCCGCTTGAGCAGCGTCGTCTTCCCCGCTCCGGGCACCCCGGCCACCACGAGCAGCGCACCGGCCGGATAGTTGAGCTCCGGAACGCGGCGCCCGCGGAGGTCCTGGCCGACGGCCATGGTCGTTTCCTCTCCCGCCGGGGCAGGAGACCGGATCCCCGATGACATCCCGAGACCTCGGCCCCTGTCCGCGGCAACTCACGTCACCAACAGGGCCGAAGGTCTGGTCCGCCTCGGGAAACCCCGAGGCCCGGGCGTCGGGGGCCGGAGGGCCCCAGGATGTCGAACGACCGGCGGGAGGACTACTCCCCTTCAGCGCGAAAGAATACCGTCACGCCGCAAGCAGGGCCGTCCGGTCGCGCAGCAGCATGTTCTTGAGCTTGATCAGCGACCGCCGGGTCTGGCTCTTGACCACGGTGATCGGCACGTCGAGCTCGGCGGCGACCTGTTCGACGCTCTGGTCGGCGAAGTACCGCAGCACCACGATCTTCCGGTCCCGGGCGGGGAGCCGGCGCAGCGCGCCGAGCATGGTGATCCGCAGGTCGAGGTCCATCGAGTACTCGGGTTCACGCAGCTCGCCCGGGGTCGACTCGGTGGAGCTGCGGCGGCGCCGATGGTCGACGTACGTCCGGAACAGGACCTTCTGGGCGTACGCCGGAAGGTTGTCGCTGTCCGCGGCCCGGTCCCAGCTCAGGAAGAGCTTGGTCAGGGTGGTCTGGGTCAGGTCCTGGGCGAGGTGCCAATCGCGGCACAGCTGGAACGCGCTGCTGTGCAGTCGCTGTCTGGTGTCGTTCGCGAACGTCGCGAACTCCTCCGAAACCGGCGAGATAGTGAGCATGACCTGGGTGTCGCCTTCTCTGGGGCCCACGGTGGCAGGGGATGTCACTGTGGACCGTGTCCGGGAAACGCGTGCGTCAAGGTACGCGCTCATCCCCCGATCGTGGGGGCGGACGTTGAGAGTGGCACGCAATAGGTAGAGAACGCTCGGAAGCCACTATGCGGAAGCTGTGACCGGTCCCGCGAGCGCCGCCCGCAGCGGTCCGGCCTTCGCGGCGGCCTCGGCGACCTCGGCCTCCGGGTCGCTGTCGGCGGTGATCCCGCCGCCGGCCCAGGCGTGCACGCGGGCGCCGTCGACGGCCACCGTGCGGATGCTCAGCCCCAGGTCGACGTGGTCGTGCCCGATCCAGCCGAGGGCGCCCATGCTGACCCCGCGGCCGACCGGTTCGAGTGCGGCGATCTGCGCCAGCGCGGCGATCTTGGGCGCCCCGGTGACGCTCCCGCCGGGACAGACCGCCCGCAGCAGCTCGGCCAGACCCACGTCGCCGGACAGCGGCGCCGAAACCACCGATTCCGCCTGCCAAAGACCACACCATTGGCGTACGGCGAACAGCTCCTCCACCCGCACCGGCCCGGTCCCGGGCAGCCGGGCGAGGTCGTTGCGCTCCAGGTCGACGATCATCACGTGCTCGGCGCGTTCCTTGGCCGAGGCGAGCAGCTCCCGGCGGCCCTCGGCGGTGGCCGGCCGGGTCCCCTTGATCGGCCGGGTGAGGACCCGCCCGTCGCGCACCTCGACGAGGGTCTCCGGCGACGCGGTGGCGATCGCCCAGGAGCCGTCCGGGGCGGCGAGGACCCCGCCGTACCGCGCGCCGGGCAGGGCGGCGACGCGGTTCAGCGCCGCGGCCGGATCTCCGGCGTACGGCGCGGACGCGTGCCCCACCACATTGACCTGATAGACGTCGCCCCGCCCGATCGCGTCCCGGACCCGCTGCACCGCCTGCGCGTGCTGTTCAGGACTCCAGCTCGCCGCCCACGTCCCGAGTTCCCAGTCACCGGTTGAACCGGTGGTGACCTGCGGGGCGTGTACCCAGATGACGGCGTGGACGTCGGGGACGGAGGGGACCGGCGAGGGTGCGCCGGGCGTGGCGTTGATCATCACTGATCCGGCATCAGCCGACACGTAGAGCGACGCTCCGCAAATAGTGCCATGGCCGTTAGTCCTATTTTTGTCATCCGTTCGGCCGAGGTTTCGCACCGGCAGTCCGCTGTCGGCCAGGAACCCGGTCAGAAGCTCAGCAGGGTCACCGGAATCACCCTGTCGCCACGAAAACGAACGTAACGCATGGTGACGGGCACGGCAGGCGGTGGGAGCCGCCGGAGGAGCACCGGAGGGAGGTACCGGAGAGTGGTCGGCAGGCCCCCGGACGTGGACCATCGGAAGCGCGGAATCGTGGCCCGACGCCGTCACTCGGTTGAACCGTTGTCGTTCGATGTGAGGTAACGTTCGGCCTCGACTTTGTGAACCTTCACACAGCCCCCTACCGGAGAAAACCCGCGATGTGCCATCACCTGAACCAATGCCCTCCAGCCGACGCGATCGACCGGGAGGCCGCCCGTACCGTGGCGACCTTCTGCGAGCAGGGCTGGAGCCTGCTGTGCAACGGTGTCATCGTTTTCGAGGACACCGGTGAGCTCCTGCCGGACGGCACCACGATCGAACCGCACCGAGGTCCGGCCCGGCACGCACTCGCCGCTTAGTTACTGAGGGTAACGATACGGCCGCCCGGTTTTGGCGGAAGTTTCGCAGCCCGAAGCCCCCCAGCGGGCTCCTCTCATGAGGAGGCCCGACCACCCGACATCCGTGGACTTCTCGGTTGAGACAGACCGGCGGCCGGCGGGCAAAGACGGCGCAGGCCGCGATCCGATGAAGAACCGCGACCTGCGCATCAAATCGTAGGGTCAGCTCTCGAAGGCCTCCGGCGAGGGGCACGAGCAGACCAGGTTCCGGTCCCCGTACGCCCCGTCGATACGGCGCACCGGCGGCCAGTACTTCGCGGTCCGGTCGACGCCCTTCGGGAAGCCGGCGACCGAGCGCGGGTAGGGGTGCTCCCACTCGTCCGCGGTCACCGCCGACGCGGTGTGCGGCGCGTTGGCCAGCGGATTGTCGTCCTTGGGCCAGACGCCCGCGGCGACCTGATCGATCTCCGCCTTGATCGCGATCAGGGCGTCGCAGAACCGGTCCAGCTCGGCCAGGTCCTCGCTCTCGGTCGGCTCCACCATCAGTGTGCCGGCCACCGGGAACGACATGGTCGGCGCGTGGAAGCCGTAGTCGATCAGCCGCTTCGCGACGTCGTCGACGGAGACGCCGGTGGCCTTGGTGATCGGCCGCAGGTCGAGGATGCACTCGTGCGCGACCAGGCCGTGCTCCCCCGCGTAGAGCACCGGGTAGTGCTCGCGCAGCCGGGCCGCCACGTAGTTCGCGGCCAGCACCGCGGTCGCGGTGGCCTGGGCCAGGCCGTCCGGGCCCATCATCCGCACGTACGCCCAGGAGATCGGCAGGATGCCGGCCGAGCCGTGCGCCGCCGCCGAGACGGCGTGGTGGTCGCCCTGCTCGAGCGGGTTGCCGGGCAGGAAGTCGGCGAGGTGCGCGCGGACCGCGACCGGGCCGACGCCGGGACCGCCGCCGCCGTGCGGGATGCAGAACGTCTTGTGCAGGTTCAGGTGCGACACGTCCGCCCCGAACTTGCCCGGCTTGGCGTAGCCGACCAGCGCGTTCAGGTTCGCGCCGTCGACGTACACCTGACCACCGGCCGCATGTACCTTCTCGCACAGCTCGGCGATCGAGGTCTCGTAGACGCCGTGCGTGGACGGGTAGGTCACCATGATCGCCGAGAGCGAGCCGGCGTGCTTCTCGATCTTGGCGGCCAGGTCGGTGAGGTCGACGTTGCCGTTCTCGTCGCAGGCCACCACGACCACCCGCATGCCGGCCATCACGGCGCTGGCCGCGTTGGTGCCGTGCGCGGACGACGGGATCAGGCAGACGTCGCGGTGCGTCTCGCCGCGCGAGCGGTGGTAGCCACGGATCGCGAGCAGGCCGGCCAGCTCACCCTGGGAGCCGGCGTTCGGCTGGACGCTGACCGCGTCGTAGCCGGTGATCTCGGCGAGCCAGCCCTCCAGCTGGGCGACCAGTTCCTCGTACCCCCGGGTCTGGTCGGACGGGGCGAACGGGTGGATGTTCGCGAACTCGGGCCAGGTGACCGCCTCCATCTCGGTGGTGGCGTTCAGCTTCATCGTGCACGAGCCCAGCGGGATCATGCCGCGGTCCAGCGCGTAGTCGCGGTCCGAGAGCCGGCGCAGGTAGCGCAGCATGCTGGTCTCGGAGTGGTGCGTGTTGAAGACCGGGTGGTGCAGGTAGTCGCTGGTCCGGGCGAGCGGCTTGGCGCCGCACTCGGCCGGCTCGGCGACGGTCGCGCCGAACGCGGCCAGCACCGCCGCGACGTGCGCCGCGGTGGTGGTCTCGTCGGCCGCGATCGACACCCGGTCCGCGTCGACCAGGCGCAGGTCGACGCCGGACTCGGCGGCGGCCGCCACGATCGCCTCGGCGCGCCCGGGGACGACCGCCGTGATCGTGTCGAAGAACGCCTGGTGGGCGACCTGGACGCCGGCCGCCGCGAGGCTGCCGGACAGGGTCAGGGCGTGGCCGTGGACCCGCTTGGCGATCGCGCGCAGCCCGGCCGGGCCGTGGTAGACCGCGTACATCCCGGCCATCACGGCGAGCAGGACCTGGGCGGTGCAGATGTTGCTGGTCGCCTTCTCCCGGCGGATGTGCTGCTCGCGGGTCTGCAGGGCGAGCCGGTACGCCGGCGCCCCGTCCGCGTCCTTGGAGACGCCGACCAGGCGCCCGGGCAGCGAGCGCTCCAGCCCGGCCCGGACGGCCAGGTAACCCGCGTGCGGGCCGCCGAAGCCGAGCGGCACG encodes:
- a CDS encoding bifunctional 2-polyprenyl-6-hydroxyphenol methylase/3-demethylubiquinol 3-O-methyltransferase UbiG, whose translation is MAADPRIGDVRRLAAESLADGDATGWFERLYAEARDGRATVPWDVPSASVNLREFALAGGDGQRALVVGCGNGRDAEHLAGLGYAVTAFDISGTAIALARSRHPRSAVDYRVADLLEPPAEWRRGYDFVLESNNVQALPAEIRARAIAEVGTFVAAGGTLLVLAAAVTDSSGDGPPWPLTRAEIDAFAASGLRQESVERLESPNSGVLLSRWRALFSR
- a CDS encoding peptide deformylase, which translates into the protein MTVRPIRLYGDPVLRTPSDPVTDFDASLREIVRDLEDTVREPGRAGVAGPQIGIGLRVFSYNVAGQVGHLINPVLSDFDGEQEDDEACLSLPGLGYSTKRAMSVTARGFDQHGEPVVIAGTGFLARALQHETDHLDGRLYIDTLVGDVRRQALRELRRVVPR
- a CDS encoding DUF5999 family protein, which gives rise to MCHHLNQCPPADAIDREAARTVATFCEQGWSLLCNGVIVFEDTGELLPDGTTIEPHRGPARHALAA
- a CDS encoding SigE family RNA polymerase sigma factor; translated protein: MLTISPVSEEFATFANDTRQRLHSSAFQLCRDWHLAQDLTQTTLTKLFLSWDRAADSDNLPAYAQKVLFRTYVDHRRRRSSTESTPGELREPEYSMDLDLRITMLGALRRLPARDRKIVVLRYFADQSVEQVAAELDVPITVVKSQTRRSLIKLKNMLLRDRTALLAA
- the gcvP gene encoding aminomethyl-transferring glycine dehydrogenase translates to MTSSFTHRHIGPQADEQTEMLKAVGYESLGDLMNAAIPSSIRFRGELDLPAGASEEETIAELRAIAGRNVVATPMIGLGYYGTHTPAVIKRNVLESPAWYTAYTPYQPEISQGRLEALLNFQTMVTDLTGLTTANASMLDEATAVAEAMTLARRASKTKSSTYVVDADTFPQTLAVLRTRAEPLGIDVKLVDLDAGDELPAEFFGLHLQYPGASGAVRDHAALVEAAHAKGALVTVAADLLALTLLRAPGEIGADIAAGTTQRFGVPLGFGGPHAGYLAVRAGLERSLPGRLVGVSKDADGAPAYRLALQTREQHIRREKATSNICTAQVLLAVMAGMYAVYHGPAGLRAIAKRVHGHALTLSGSLAAAGVQVAHQAFFDTITAVVPGRAEAIVAAAAESGVDLRLVDADRVSIAADETTTAAHVAAVLAAFGATVAEPAECGAKPLARTSDYLHHPVFNTHHSETSMLRYLRRLSDRDYALDRGMIPLGSCTMKLNATTEMEAVTWPEFANIHPFAPSDQTRGYEELVAQLEGWLAEITGYDAVSVQPNAGSQGELAGLLAIRGYHRSRGETHRDVCLIPSSAHGTNAASAVMAGMRVVVVACDENGNVDLTDLAAKIEKHAGSLSAIMVTYPSTHGVYETSIAELCEKVHAAGGQVYVDGANLNALVGYAKPGKFGADVSHLNLHKTFCIPHGGGGPGVGPVAVRAHLADFLPGNPLEQGDHHAVSAAAHGSAGILPISWAYVRMMGPDGLAQATATAVLAANYVAARLREHYPVLYAGEHGLVAHECILDLRPITKATGVSVDDVAKRLIDYGFHAPTMSFPVAGTLMVEPTESEDLAELDRFCDALIAIKAEIDQVAAGVWPKDDNPLANAPHTASAVTADEWEHPYPRSVAGFPKGVDRTAKYWPPVRRIDGAYGDRNLVCSCPSPEAFES
- a CDS encoding chorismate-binding protein, coding for MVHVRGPADHSPVPPSGAPPAAPTACRARHHALRSFSWRQGDSGDPAELLTGFLADSGLPVRNLGRTDDKNRTNGHGTICGASLYVSADAGSVMINATPGAPSPVPSVPDVHAVIWVHAPQVTTGSTGDWELGTWAASWSPEQHAQAVQRVRDAIGRGDVYQVNVVGHASAPYAGDPAAALNRVAALPGARYGGVLAAPDGSWAIATASPETLVEVRDGRVLTRPIKGTRPATAEGRRELLASAKERAEHVMIVDLERNDLARLPGTGPVRVEELFAVRQWCGLWQAESVVSAPLSGDVGLAELLRAVCPGGSVTGAPKIAALAQIAALEPVGRGVSMGALGWIGHDHVDLGLSIRTVAVDGARVHAWAGGGITADSDPEAEVAEAAAKAGPLRAALAGPVTASA
- a CDS encoding AAA family ATPase, whose product is MAVGQDLRGRRVPELNYPAGALLVVAGVPGAGKTTLLKRLFPRPGVRLLDSEQARVEWSPYLGAIPYKYWRPVVHVAHFVRLYRALRGTESVVVHESGTRDWATRLIVGAARRADRRTHLLLLDVDPREALAGQEARRRQVRRSSFATHVRKWQRLLSAVADPGHRIHRDVATITIIDRPAAAGLSAISFDGLHLAQLSPARDFAVPAALAA